In Drosophila yakuba strain Tai18E2 chromosome X, Prin_Dyak_Tai18E2_2.1, whole genome shotgun sequence, a single genomic region encodes these proteins:
- the LOC6539102 gene encoding uncharacterized protein LOC6539102 isoform X4 — protein MRQQCGSVYTWNCAGELYGIECSLCEERPLCAFSEFPEHMDVWHSDWQASEVEDHDSTSTVAISEDELMQEVLAEQRSNGEDNELKQQLVQQLNAVKEAAYLRNPRELLLVTEGPENPVKNVFNRPEKCEQFIQTPTKVAEIRKELNERPSVPDSTMQEVSPVVKGHRLTTHHVHRLIDLYRSEPRLWNQTHEQFHNMELCRDSWRRITNAWSSYCGRSFSVTDVRIRVSTLCQRFLKQRERLEADGELEDVAKFAHFDQLSFLCEQQSLLKRQRHYARENSRLLELYEHYPVLWHNAHKRVRCAKAVRQRHDALLGLQMALRLSGISLSPVVIQRRLQSLRKRYRLEKISYLQSVVGGKQDEFVSEFEHYAEMEFLHKHIDPYVCAVCGKIFENLVGHQTHVQSSCEVIKMVKAKDQEMENHIQEVLNEEKDLFGRAIEQSVEIFKEKLEEPLMNTHLGTIEVKYRRVPSLAEACAAAQLEDSNDLDTSINIIDNDLAEERLPLRLTIPEAQDLIRLYRSHVCLWDPNHLDYHSRKQRRLAWQTITGKLKSKAGQRLSWQTLHRKITDFTKYYRKERQRKFKEKDINSNWNLFDEFHFLDDVLPISSEIQKNGKQRDSNLKIITVYQGYAQLWCTDHPDYTKRRQRQRHLESLCTRLQEECNLQMTLERLKSRLIEFRCQYRHCKEARMAAENKSEPWTPNYEFYEPLRFLELHVAPFQCPRCPDSFKRRTDYLQHERKVHGDSEKFLDGDFYYLRRRKNRKLNEEDDLQQDQNLAHICHICGLKFSQRNSLLAHLRRHLGQRTHVCTDCPKKFFSSTALRVHQRSHTKELPYVCEHCARGFVNASKLNQHVKRHRNQRDFSCNRCDKAFYTAHERDRHLRAHLNIRDKVCPYCSRAFVVGSAYYAHLNLHRSEKRYACEACGKRFAQYAGLYKHRRRCLPAEVMEE, from the exons ATGCGACAGCAGTGTGGCAGCGTTTACACCTGGAATTGCGCCGGGGAGCTCTATGGCATTGAATGCTCTTTGTGCGAGGAGCGGCCATTATGCGCGTTCTCCGAATTTCCGGAGCACATGGACGTGTGGCACTCCGACTGGCAGGCGTCTGAAGTTGAGGACCATGACAGTACCTCAACTGTAGCCATTTCCGAGGATGAGCTTATGCAGGAGGTGCTAGCTGAGCAGCGTTCAAATGGCGAGGATAATGAACTTAAGCAACAACTTGTGCAGCAATTAAATGCCGTTAAGGAGGCGGCGTATTTGCGTAATCCTAGAGAACTATTGCTAGTTACGGAAGGACCCGAAAACCCtgtcaaaaatgtttttaacaGACCAGAAAAATGTGAACAATTTATTCAAACACCCACAAAGGTTGCAGAGATCAGAAAAGAACTTAACGAGCGGCCATCAGTTCCAGATTCTACAATGCAG GAGGTATCACCCGTTGTAAAGGGCCATCGCCTCACTACCCACCATGTACACCGCCTGATCGATTTGTACCGCTCGGAGCCTCGTCTCTGGAACCAGACGCATGAGCAATTCCACAACATGGAGCTCTGCCGCGACTCCTGGCGTCGGATAACGAATGCCTGGAGTTCTTATTGCGGCCGAAGCTTCAGCGTGACGGACGTTCGGATCCGCGTCTCGACGCTGTGTCAAAGATTTCTAAAGCAAAGAGAGCGTTTGGAGGCGGACGGTGAATTGGAAGATGTCGCCAAGTTTGCGCATTTCGACCAATTGAGCTTTCTGTGCGAGCAACAATCTTTATTGAAACGGCAACGTCACTATGCCCGAGAGAATAGCCGTCTGCTGGAGTTATACGAGCACTATCCGGTCCTATGGCACAATGCACACAAGCGGGTCCGATGTGCGAAGGCCGTACGTCAGCGGCATGACGCTCTTCTGGGTCTCCAGATGGCATTGCGACTTTCGGGAATTAGCCTGTCGCCCGTGGTTATCCAGCGACGGTTGCAATCGCTGCGAAAGCGATATCGGCTGGAAAAGATAAGCTATCTGCAAAGTGTGGTGGGGGGAAAGCAGGATGAGTTTGTATCAGAATTCGAGCACTACGCAGAAATGGAGTTCCTGCACAAGCACATCGACCCTtatgtgtgtgctgtgtgtggAAAAATTTTTGAGAACCTGGTAGGTCACCAAACCCATGTCCAGAGCAGCTGTGAGGTGATAAAAATGGTTAAAGCTAAGGACCAGGAGATGGAAAATCACATACAAGAAGTGCTAAATGAGGAGAAGGATCTGTTTGGAAGAGCAATCGAACAATCAGTTGAAATTTTTAAGGAAAAGTTAGAGGAACCCCTTATGAACACTCACTTGGGTACCATAGAGGTTAAATATCGCCGTGTACCAAGCCTGGCGGAGGCCTGTGCGGCTGCACAGTTGGAAGATTCAAACGATCTAGATACCTCTATAAACATCATTGATAATGATCTAGCAGAGGAGAGACTTCCACTACGTTTGACTATTCCAGAAGCTCAAGACCTAATTCGCCTGTATCGATCTCATGTGTGTCTCTGGGATCCGAATCACCTGGACTACCACTCCCGCAAACAGCGTAGACTGGCCTGGCAAACCATAACGGGGAAGCTGAAGTCTAAGGCCGGGCAGCGCCTCTCCTGGCAAACGTTACACCGCAAAATCACTGATTTCACCAAGTACTACCGCAAAGAGAGACAAAGGAAATTCAAGGAAAAGGACATTAATTCAAATTGGAATCTGTTTGATGAGTTTCACTTCCTGGATGATGTACTGCCCATCAGCAGCGAGATTCAAAAGAACGGGAAACAACGGGATAGCAACCTGAAGATCATCACCGTTTATCAGGGCTATGCGCAGCTCTGGTGCACAGATCACCCGGATTATACAAAGCGACGACAGCGTCAGAGGCACCTGGAATCCTTGTGCACTAGACTGCAGGAGGAGTGCAATCTGCAGATGACGTTGGAGCGTTTAAAGAGTCGGCTCATAGAATTTCGCTGCCAGTATCGCCACTGCAAGGAGGCCCGAATGGCAGCCGAGAACAAATCGGAACCGTGGACCCCTAACTATGAATTCTATGAGCCGCTGCGTTTCCTCGAGCTGCATGTTGCGCCCTTTCAGTGTCCCAGGTGTCCAGATTCCTTCAAACGACGAACGGATTACCTACAGCACGAGCGGAAAGTCCATGGCGATTCTGAAAAGTTCTTGGACGGCGATTTTTACTACTTGCGGCGACGTAAAAACAGGAAACTAAACGAGGAGGATGATCTGCAGCAGGATCAGAACCTGGCCCATATATGCCATATTTGTGGACTAAAGTTTTCGCAAAGGAACAGTCTATTAGCGCATCTCCGTCGACATTTGGGCCAAAGAACCCACGTTTGTACCGACTGCCCTAAGAAGTTCTTTAGCTCGACGGCTTTGCGGGTCCATCAGAGGAGTCACACCAAGGAACTGCCCTACGTGTGTGAGCATTGCGCCCGAGGATTCGTGAATGCCAGCAAGTTAAATCAGCATGTTAAGCGACACAGAAACCAGCGGGACTTTTCATGCAATAGATGCGACAAGGCGTTTTATACCGCCCACGAGAGGGACCGTCACTTGCGTGCCCATCTAAATATTCGGGACAAGGTGTGTCCATACTGTTCACGGGCGTTTGTTGTGGGCAGTGCCTACTACGCCCATCTAAACCTCCATCGCTCCGAGAAGCGCTACGCATGCGAGGCCTGCGGCAAGAGGTTCGCCCAATATGCTGGACTATACAAACACCGTAGGCGATGTCTACCAGCTGAAGTTATGGAGGAGTGA
- the LOC6539102 gene encoding uncharacterized protein LOC6539102 isoform X1 — MMVVDYRRTARKRCQYCTHNQIGIHEMRQQCGSVYTWNCAGELYGIECSLCEERPLCAFSEFPEHMDVWHSDWQASEVEDHDSTSTVAISEDELMQEVLAEQRSNGEDNELKQQLVQQLNAVKEAAYLRNPRELLLVTEGPENPVKNVFNRPEKCEQFIQTPTKVAEIRKELNERPSVPDSTMQEVSPVVKGHRLTTHHVHRLIDLYRSEPRLWNQTHEQFHNMELCRDSWRRITNAWSSYCGRSFSVTDVRIRVSTLCQRFLKQRERLEADGELEDVAKFAHFDQLSFLCEQQSLLKRQRHYARENSRLLELYEHYPVLWHNAHKRVRCAKAVRQRHDALLGLQMALRLSGISLSPVVIQRRLQSLRKRYRLEKISYLQSVVGGKQDEFVSEFEHYAEMEFLHKHIDPYVCAVCGKIFENLVGHQTHVQSSCEVIKMVKAKDQEMENHIQEVLNEEKDLFGRAIEQSVEIFKEKLEEPLMNTHLGTIEVKYRRVPSLAEACAAAQLEDSNDLDTSINIIDNDLAEERLPLRLTIPEAQDLIRLYRSHVCLWDPNHLDYHSRKQRRLAWQTITGKLKSKAGQRLSWQTLHRKITDFTKYYRKERQRKFKEKDINSNWNLFDEFHFLDDVLPISSEIQKNGKQRDSNLKIITVYQGYAQLWCTDHPDYTKRRQRQRHLESLCTRLQEECNLQMTLERLKSRLIEFRCQYRHCKEARMAAENKSEPWTPNYEFYEPLRFLELHVAPFQCPRCPDSFKRRTDYLQHERKVHGDSEKFLDGDFYYLRRRKNRKLNEEDDLQQDQNLAHICHICGLKFSQRNSLLAHLRRHLGQRTHVCTDCPKKFFSSTALRVHQRSHTKELPYVCEHCARGFVNASKLNQHVKRHRNQRDFSCNRCDKAFYTAHERDRHLRAHLNIRDKVCPYCSRAFVVGSAYYAHLNLHRSEKRYACEACGKRFAQYAGLYKHRRRCLPAEVMEE, encoded by the exons ATGATGGTTGTGGACTACCGAAGAACGGCTCGAAAGAGATGCcagt atTGCACTCACAACCAAATAGGAATTCATGAGATGCGACAGCAGTGTGGCAGCGTTTACACCTGGAATTGCGCCGGGGAGCTCTATGGCATTGAATGCTCTTTGTGCGAGGAGCGGCCATTATGCGCGTTCTCCGAATTTCCGGAGCACATGGACGTGTGGCACTCCGACTGGCAGGCGTCTGAAGTTGAGGACCATGACAGTACCTCAACTGTAGCCATTTCCGAGGATGAGCTTATGCAGGAGGTGCTAGCTGAGCAGCGTTCAAATGGCGAGGATAATGAACTTAAGCAACAACTTGTGCAGCAATTAAATGCCGTTAAGGAGGCGGCGTATTTGCGTAATCCTAGAGAACTATTGCTAGTTACGGAAGGACCCGAAAACCCtgtcaaaaatgtttttaacaGACCAGAAAAATGTGAACAATTTATTCAAACACCCACAAAGGTTGCAGAGATCAGAAAAGAACTTAACGAGCGGCCATCAGTTCCAGATTCTACAATGCAG GAGGTATCACCCGTTGTAAAGGGCCATCGCCTCACTACCCACCATGTACACCGCCTGATCGATTTGTACCGCTCGGAGCCTCGTCTCTGGAACCAGACGCATGAGCAATTCCACAACATGGAGCTCTGCCGCGACTCCTGGCGTCGGATAACGAATGCCTGGAGTTCTTATTGCGGCCGAAGCTTCAGCGTGACGGACGTTCGGATCCGCGTCTCGACGCTGTGTCAAAGATTTCTAAAGCAAAGAGAGCGTTTGGAGGCGGACGGTGAATTGGAAGATGTCGCCAAGTTTGCGCATTTCGACCAATTGAGCTTTCTGTGCGAGCAACAATCTTTATTGAAACGGCAACGTCACTATGCCCGAGAGAATAGCCGTCTGCTGGAGTTATACGAGCACTATCCGGTCCTATGGCACAATGCACACAAGCGGGTCCGATGTGCGAAGGCCGTACGTCAGCGGCATGACGCTCTTCTGGGTCTCCAGATGGCATTGCGACTTTCGGGAATTAGCCTGTCGCCCGTGGTTATCCAGCGACGGTTGCAATCGCTGCGAAAGCGATATCGGCTGGAAAAGATAAGCTATCTGCAAAGTGTGGTGGGGGGAAAGCAGGATGAGTTTGTATCAGAATTCGAGCACTACGCAGAAATGGAGTTCCTGCACAAGCACATCGACCCTtatgtgtgtgctgtgtgtggAAAAATTTTTGAGAACCTGGTAGGTCACCAAACCCATGTCCAGAGCAGCTGTGAGGTGATAAAAATGGTTAAAGCTAAGGACCAGGAGATGGAAAATCACATACAAGAAGTGCTAAATGAGGAGAAGGATCTGTTTGGAAGAGCAATCGAACAATCAGTTGAAATTTTTAAGGAAAAGTTAGAGGAACCCCTTATGAACACTCACTTGGGTACCATAGAGGTTAAATATCGCCGTGTACCAAGCCTGGCGGAGGCCTGTGCGGCTGCACAGTTGGAAGATTCAAACGATCTAGATACCTCTATAAACATCATTGATAATGATCTAGCAGAGGAGAGACTTCCACTACGTTTGACTATTCCAGAAGCTCAAGACCTAATTCGCCTGTATCGATCTCATGTGTGTCTCTGGGATCCGAATCACCTGGACTACCACTCCCGCAAACAGCGTAGACTGGCCTGGCAAACCATAACGGGGAAGCTGAAGTCTAAGGCCGGGCAGCGCCTCTCCTGGCAAACGTTACACCGCAAAATCACTGATTTCACCAAGTACTACCGCAAAGAGAGACAAAGGAAATTCAAGGAAAAGGACATTAATTCAAATTGGAATCTGTTTGATGAGTTTCACTTCCTGGATGATGTACTGCCCATCAGCAGCGAGATTCAAAAGAACGGGAAACAACGGGATAGCAACCTGAAGATCATCACCGTTTATCAGGGCTATGCGCAGCTCTGGTGCACAGATCACCCGGATTATACAAAGCGACGACAGCGTCAGAGGCACCTGGAATCCTTGTGCACTAGACTGCAGGAGGAGTGCAATCTGCAGATGACGTTGGAGCGTTTAAAGAGTCGGCTCATAGAATTTCGCTGCCAGTATCGCCACTGCAAGGAGGCCCGAATGGCAGCCGAGAACAAATCGGAACCGTGGACCCCTAACTATGAATTCTATGAGCCGCTGCGTTTCCTCGAGCTGCATGTTGCGCCCTTTCAGTGTCCCAGGTGTCCAGATTCCTTCAAACGACGAACGGATTACCTACAGCACGAGCGGAAAGTCCATGGCGATTCTGAAAAGTTCTTGGACGGCGATTTTTACTACTTGCGGCGACGTAAAAACAGGAAACTAAACGAGGAGGATGATCTGCAGCAGGATCAGAACCTGGCCCATATATGCCATATTTGTGGACTAAAGTTTTCGCAAAGGAACAGTCTATTAGCGCATCTCCGTCGACATTTGGGCCAAAGAACCCACGTTTGTACCGACTGCCCTAAGAAGTTCTTTAGCTCGACGGCTTTGCGGGTCCATCAGAGGAGTCACACCAAGGAACTGCCCTACGTGTGTGAGCATTGCGCCCGAGGATTCGTGAATGCCAGCAAGTTAAATCAGCATGTTAAGCGACACAGAAACCAGCGGGACTTTTCATGCAATAGATGCGACAAGGCGTTTTATACCGCCCACGAGAGGGACCGTCACTTGCGTGCCCATCTAAATATTCGGGACAAGGTGTGTCCATACTGTTCACGGGCGTTTGTTGTGGGCAGTGCCTACTACGCCCATCTAAACCTCCATCGCTCCGAGAAGCGCTACGCATGCGAGGCCTGCGGCAAGAGGTTCGCCCAATATGCTGGACTATACAAACACCGTAGGCGATGTCTACCAGCTGAAGTTATGGAGGAGTGA
- the LOC6539102 gene encoding uncharacterized protein LOC6539102 isoform X2: MTSSASFFQNSHFLNCTHNQIGIHEMRQQCGSVYTWNCAGELYGIECSLCEERPLCAFSEFPEHMDVWHSDWQASEVEDHDSTSTVAISEDELMQEVLAEQRSNGEDNELKQQLVQQLNAVKEAAYLRNPRELLLVTEGPENPVKNVFNRPEKCEQFIQTPTKVAEIRKELNERPSVPDSTMQEVSPVVKGHRLTTHHVHRLIDLYRSEPRLWNQTHEQFHNMELCRDSWRRITNAWSSYCGRSFSVTDVRIRVSTLCQRFLKQRERLEADGELEDVAKFAHFDQLSFLCEQQSLLKRQRHYARENSRLLELYEHYPVLWHNAHKRVRCAKAVRQRHDALLGLQMALRLSGISLSPVVIQRRLQSLRKRYRLEKISYLQSVVGGKQDEFVSEFEHYAEMEFLHKHIDPYVCAVCGKIFENLVGHQTHVQSSCEVIKMVKAKDQEMENHIQEVLNEEKDLFGRAIEQSVEIFKEKLEEPLMNTHLGTIEVKYRRVPSLAEACAAAQLEDSNDLDTSINIIDNDLAEERLPLRLTIPEAQDLIRLYRSHVCLWDPNHLDYHSRKQRRLAWQTITGKLKSKAGQRLSWQTLHRKITDFTKYYRKERQRKFKEKDINSNWNLFDEFHFLDDVLPISSEIQKNGKQRDSNLKIITVYQGYAQLWCTDHPDYTKRRQRQRHLESLCTRLQEECNLQMTLERLKSRLIEFRCQYRHCKEARMAAENKSEPWTPNYEFYEPLRFLELHVAPFQCPRCPDSFKRRTDYLQHERKVHGDSEKFLDGDFYYLRRRKNRKLNEEDDLQQDQNLAHICHICGLKFSQRNSLLAHLRRHLGQRTHVCTDCPKKFFSSTALRVHQRSHTKELPYVCEHCARGFVNASKLNQHVKRHRNQRDFSCNRCDKAFYTAHERDRHLRAHLNIRDKVCPYCSRAFVVGSAYYAHLNLHRSEKRYACEACGKRFAQYAGLYKHRRRCLPAEVMEE; encoded by the exons aTGACATCTAGCGCAAGCTTCTTTCAAAACTCCCACTTTTTGA atTGCACTCACAACCAAATAGGAATTCATGAGATGCGACAGCAGTGTGGCAGCGTTTACACCTGGAATTGCGCCGGGGAGCTCTATGGCATTGAATGCTCTTTGTGCGAGGAGCGGCCATTATGCGCGTTCTCCGAATTTCCGGAGCACATGGACGTGTGGCACTCCGACTGGCAGGCGTCTGAAGTTGAGGACCATGACAGTACCTCAACTGTAGCCATTTCCGAGGATGAGCTTATGCAGGAGGTGCTAGCTGAGCAGCGTTCAAATGGCGAGGATAATGAACTTAAGCAACAACTTGTGCAGCAATTAAATGCCGTTAAGGAGGCGGCGTATTTGCGTAATCCTAGAGAACTATTGCTAGTTACGGAAGGACCCGAAAACCCtgtcaaaaatgtttttaacaGACCAGAAAAATGTGAACAATTTATTCAAACACCCACAAAGGTTGCAGAGATCAGAAAAGAACTTAACGAGCGGCCATCAGTTCCAGATTCTACAATGCAG GAGGTATCACCCGTTGTAAAGGGCCATCGCCTCACTACCCACCATGTACACCGCCTGATCGATTTGTACCGCTCGGAGCCTCGTCTCTGGAACCAGACGCATGAGCAATTCCACAACATGGAGCTCTGCCGCGACTCCTGGCGTCGGATAACGAATGCCTGGAGTTCTTATTGCGGCCGAAGCTTCAGCGTGACGGACGTTCGGATCCGCGTCTCGACGCTGTGTCAAAGATTTCTAAAGCAAAGAGAGCGTTTGGAGGCGGACGGTGAATTGGAAGATGTCGCCAAGTTTGCGCATTTCGACCAATTGAGCTTTCTGTGCGAGCAACAATCTTTATTGAAACGGCAACGTCACTATGCCCGAGAGAATAGCCGTCTGCTGGAGTTATACGAGCACTATCCGGTCCTATGGCACAATGCACACAAGCGGGTCCGATGTGCGAAGGCCGTACGTCAGCGGCATGACGCTCTTCTGGGTCTCCAGATGGCATTGCGACTTTCGGGAATTAGCCTGTCGCCCGTGGTTATCCAGCGACGGTTGCAATCGCTGCGAAAGCGATATCGGCTGGAAAAGATAAGCTATCTGCAAAGTGTGGTGGGGGGAAAGCAGGATGAGTTTGTATCAGAATTCGAGCACTACGCAGAAATGGAGTTCCTGCACAAGCACATCGACCCTtatgtgtgtgctgtgtgtggAAAAATTTTTGAGAACCTGGTAGGTCACCAAACCCATGTCCAGAGCAGCTGTGAGGTGATAAAAATGGTTAAAGCTAAGGACCAGGAGATGGAAAATCACATACAAGAAGTGCTAAATGAGGAGAAGGATCTGTTTGGAAGAGCAATCGAACAATCAGTTGAAATTTTTAAGGAAAAGTTAGAGGAACCCCTTATGAACACTCACTTGGGTACCATAGAGGTTAAATATCGCCGTGTACCAAGCCTGGCGGAGGCCTGTGCGGCTGCACAGTTGGAAGATTCAAACGATCTAGATACCTCTATAAACATCATTGATAATGATCTAGCAGAGGAGAGACTTCCACTACGTTTGACTATTCCAGAAGCTCAAGACCTAATTCGCCTGTATCGATCTCATGTGTGTCTCTGGGATCCGAATCACCTGGACTACCACTCCCGCAAACAGCGTAGACTGGCCTGGCAAACCATAACGGGGAAGCTGAAGTCTAAGGCCGGGCAGCGCCTCTCCTGGCAAACGTTACACCGCAAAATCACTGATTTCACCAAGTACTACCGCAAAGAGAGACAAAGGAAATTCAAGGAAAAGGACATTAATTCAAATTGGAATCTGTTTGATGAGTTTCACTTCCTGGATGATGTACTGCCCATCAGCAGCGAGATTCAAAAGAACGGGAAACAACGGGATAGCAACCTGAAGATCATCACCGTTTATCAGGGCTATGCGCAGCTCTGGTGCACAGATCACCCGGATTATACAAAGCGACGACAGCGTCAGAGGCACCTGGAATCCTTGTGCACTAGACTGCAGGAGGAGTGCAATCTGCAGATGACGTTGGAGCGTTTAAAGAGTCGGCTCATAGAATTTCGCTGCCAGTATCGCCACTGCAAGGAGGCCCGAATGGCAGCCGAGAACAAATCGGAACCGTGGACCCCTAACTATGAATTCTATGAGCCGCTGCGTTTCCTCGAGCTGCATGTTGCGCCCTTTCAGTGTCCCAGGTGTCCAGATTCCTTCAAACGACGAACGGATTACCTACAGCACGAGCGGAAAGTCCATGGCGATTCTGAAAAGTTCTTGGACGGCGATTTTTACTACTTGCGGCGACGTAAAAACAGGAAACTAAACGAGGAGGATGATCTGCAGCAGGATCAGAACCTGGCCCATATATGCCATATTTGTGGACTAAAGTTTTCGCAAAGGAACAGTCTATTAGCGCATCTCCGTCGACATTTGGGCCAAAGAACCCACGTTTGTACCGACTGCCCTAAGAAGTTCTTTAGCTCGACGGCTTTGCGGGTCCATCAGAGGAGTCACACCAAGGAACTGCCCTACGTGTGTGAGCATTGCGCCCGAGGATTCGTGAATGCCAGCAAGTTAAATCAGCATGTTAAGCGACACAGAAACCAGCGGGACTTTTCATGCAATAGATGCGACAAGGCGTTTTATACCGCCCACGAGAGGGACCGTCACTTGCGTGCCCATCTAAATATTCGGGACAAGGTGTGTCCATACTGTTCACGGGCGTTTGTTGTGGGCAGTGCCTACTACGCCCATCTAAACCTCCATCGCTCCGAGAAGCGCTACGCATGCGAGGCCTGCGGCAAGAGGTTCGCCCAATATGCTGGACTATACAAACACCGTAGGCGATGTCTACCAGCTGAAGTTATGGAGGAGTGA